From Streptomyces sp. SCSIO 75703:
CGACATCGATCGTCGGAATGACACCGACGTTGACGGTGGTGACTCCGCCGTCCGTGGAAGCGGCGGTCTCCTGGCCACTGCCGCATGCGGTGAGGGCGAGTAGCGGCAAGAGCGCGGCGACAGTCAACTTGCGCATGGTGACTCCTGATGAGCAAGTGCGCGGTGATGGAACTCGGCGCGAGACAAATTACGCATCACCGAGGAGAGGTGTCAACGGTTTGTCGGGCCTGCCCGCTTCCCCCTTGACGGTGACTCCGGCTCGCTCTTAGGTTCAAAACCCAACATGCCACCGAGGTGATGCGTGCGCAGTGGAGGGGGGTGCTCATGGCCAGGCCCGTGCCGACGGACACCGGCAGGAAGACCGGGACCTTCTCCGCCGCCTGCGCCTGCGCCTGCGGCAGCGGACTCGCGGTCACCCGGCTGCCCGAGCACCGGCCGGGCAGCCGGGACGACGGCCTCCCGCGGACCCGGACCGCGGACGAGGCCGGCGTGGACCTCATGCTGCCGATCGCCCGCCGGCCCGGCCGCGGAGGCGACACCGACTTCCACGGGGGCGTGCCCGAACCCATCACCTGGGCGGCCGGGATCCTGGCGCCCACCACCCGCGTCTCGGCCTCCGCCACCCTCCACACCGCCTTCGGCCACCCGCTGGTGACGGCCAGCCAGGCGGCCCTCGCGCGCACGGCCCACGGACCCGCGGGAGTGTGCGAGAAGAAGACGATCGCCGCCCCCACGGCGCGGCTGCGGACGGCAGCCGCCGCGGCGAGCCGGACAGCCGCGGCGCTGACCGCCGCCCGCACACCGAACCGGAAGGCCGGCTGATGCCCGAACCCGGCTGGCGGCAGGAGGGCGACGAGCCCGACTACCGCTTCTCCCTGGCCAACGAGCGCACCTTCCTGGCCTGGATCCGCACGGCGCTGGCCCTTGTGGTCGGTGCGATCGCGATCCACCAGCTGGCCCCGGAACTGGCCCCGGAGCGGATCCGGGTCGCCCTCAGCGTCCTGCTGGCGCTGGGCGGCGCGCTCCTGGGCTGCTCCGCCTACCGGCGCTGGGAACGGAACGAACGGGCGATGCGCCACGCGGCGCCGCTGCCACACACGCGGCTCCTGCTCATCGTCACCTTCGGCACCGCCGCAGCCGCCGCGGTCGTCTGCGCCCTCGTGGGGATCCCCCGGTGACGGGTGGCCACGGCCCCGGCTTCGGTCCGCCGCGCGATCCCGGCGTGCAGCCCGAGCGAACGCTGCTCGCCTGGAGCCGCACCGTACTGGTGCTGGCGGCGGACGCCGCCCTGGTCGTCCGGACCGGCCTCACTCGCGGCCAGCCGGCGATCACCGTGCTCGGCCTGCTGATCGCGGCCCTTGCCGCCGCTCTGCAACTGCACGCTGCCGCCCGCCGCCGGGCCTTGGCAGTCCGCGCCGACTCACCCCCGGCCGCGCACTCGCTCCTCGCCGTCTCGGCCGCGGTTGCCGCGTGTGGAGCCGCCACCATCTGGTGTCTCCTGCTTCAGGTGTGAACCGGAAAGGGGATCCTGGCTCCCCGTTATGTTTTTCGCGGTCCTGCAAGAGGGCCGCTGGCCTCCGGGCCCGGCATGACTGTGTCCCCCTGTCGATCGGATGACCTGGGGGGTGGTGTCACCGGGCCCGGGAGGTGCCGTCGGAGACGCTGATCAGAGGTCCGGCCACCGTCCGGTCCGGCGCAATGCCGGGCAGCTCGCGGGCGGCAGGTCTGCATAACGTGGATGCGCGCGTACGACACCGAAGCCGAGGCCGGCACCGTCAACACCTTGGAAGGGTGCGATGTTCGACACCGAAGACGCGGGCGTGTTCCTCGGCCTGGACGTCGGCAAGAGTGCCCATCACGGCCACGGACTCACCCCGGCCGGCAAGAAGGTCTTCGACAAGCAGCTGCCCAACAGCGAACCGAAGCTGCGGGCCGTCTTCGACAAGCTGGCCGCGAAGTTCGGCACCGTGCTGGTGATCGTGGACCAGCCCGCCTCCATCGGCGCCCTGCCGCTCACCGTGGCCCGGGACGCGGGCTGCCAGGTCGCCTACCTGCCCGGACTGGCGATGCGCCGGATCGCCGACCTCTACCCGGGCGAGGCCAAGACCGACGCCAAGGACGCCGCCGTGATCGCGGACGCGGCCCGCACCATGCCGCACACTCTGCGCTCGCTCGAACTCACCGACGAGATCACCGCCGAGCTGACCGTGCTTGTCGGCTTCGACCAGGACCTCGCCGCTGAGGCCACCCGCACCAGCAACCGGATACGCGGCCTGCTCACCCAGTTCCACCCCAGCCTGGAACGCGTCCTGGGCCCCCGCCTCGACCACCAGGCCGTCACCTGGCTGCTCGAACGCCACGGCTCCCCGGCCGCCCTGCGCAAAGCCGGCCGCCGCAGACTCGTCGAGGCCATCCGGCCCAAGGCCCCGCGCATGGCCAAGCGGCTGATCGACGACGTCTTCGACGCCCTCGACGAGCAGACCGTCGTCGTCCCGGGCACCGGCACCCTCGACATCGTGATCCCCACCCTGGCCCGCTCGCTGGGAGCCGTCCACGAACAGCGCCGGGCCCTGGAAACCCAGATCAACGCCCTGCTGGAGGCGCACCCTCTTTCCCCGGTCCTGACGTCGATGCCCGGCGTCGGCGTCAGGACCGCCGCCGTCCTGCTGGTCACCGTCGGCGACGGCACCGGCTTCCCCACCGCCGCCCACCTCGCCTCCTACGCCGGCCTCGCCCCGGCCACGAGATCCTCGGGGACCTCGATCCACGGCGAGCACGCACCCCGAGGCGGAAACCGTCAGCTCAAGCGGGCCATGTTCCTCTCCGCCTTCGCCTGCATGAACGCCGATCCCGCCTCCCGCACCTACTACGACCGCCAGCGAGCCCGCGGCAAAACCCACACCCAGGCCCTTCTCCGGCTCGCCCGCCAACGCATCAGCGTCCTGTTCGCCATGCTCCGCGACGGCACCTTCTACGAACCCCGCGTCCCCAGGGACGTCGAACTCGCCGCATGACCCCGGCAAGCCAAACCATCCCAAACCAAACCTAGGCGCCTTGACGAAAGACATAGAGGCACCCCCCCTTCAAGAGCTCGCCCAGGCGGAAGCCGAGACGCCGGCACCAGAGCAGGTACGGGGTGTGTGTGCCCGGCCGCGCAAGCCCCGTCGGCGCCTGCGCGGCCGGTACGGGCGCCTGGTGGAGATCGGCCGGCCACTGCTCCTGCCGCCAGTGCGCGCCGCCGACCTGCGAACCCACGCCAAGCACCGCGCCGCTGCGCTGCCCTGGTCACCTCAGCCACAGGAAGGGTGTGCGGTGCCAACGATCCCGGGTTCCCGCCTTGTCGCCGCCGAGGAGGGACCGTGGAAGTGCAGCGCGGGCGGCCGCGACGACACCGGCCGGACGGTCGCCCCGCGGCATCTGGCGAGCGGCGAGTGGACGCGATCCGGCCCGACCCCACCACCCGCGCCGTGGCCGACGACCACCACGGACGCCTGGCGCCCGCCACTACGCGAACGAGCCGGTGCGCCTGAGCACCACCGCCGGGTCCAACGGCAGCGAGTGGACCGTGCCGCTGGTAGCCCCGTCACCACCCGGACCGCCGCCTGACCACGGCAGGTCAGGAGCCGGTGATGCGGCCGAAGCCGCTCAGCGGCGGCGTCCGTTTCGGACCCGGACTCCTCGGGTCAGACGGACGGCTCCGGGCGAGTGGTGATGATGGCGGTGCGCAGGGCCTCCACGGCCCGGGTACGGGCTCCGGCGAGTTCGGGCTCGCAGACCTGGGCCGCGGCGACCGGGACGCTGCGGGGCAGTTCGGCGAAGTGCGCGCGGATCGCCTCGGCGATGCCCGGCTCGGCGCCCCAGGCGCCTCCCAGGACAATCAGCCGGGGGTCGGCCAGGGCGACCGCAGCCGCCAGTACGCCGCCCACCGCGCGGGCCAGCGCGCCGCGGGTCCGCCGCGCCGTCGCCGAGTCGCCGAGAGCGGCCGCGCGCAGGGCGTC
This genomic window contains:
- a CDS encoding LLM class flavin-dependent oxidoreductase; translation: MARPVPTDTGRKTGTFSAACACACGSGLAVTRLPEHRPGSRDDGLPRTRTADEAGVDLMLPIARRPGRGGDTDFHGGVPEPITWAAGILAPTTRVSASATLHTAFGHPLVTASQAALARTAHGPAGVCEKKTIAAPTARLRTAAAAASRTAAALTAARTPNRKAG
- a CDS encoding DUF202 domain-containing protein gives rise to the protein MPEPGWRQEGDEPDYRFSLANERTFLAWIRTALALVVGAIAIHQLAPELAPERIRVALSVLLALGGALLGCSAYRRWERNERAMRHAAPLPHTRLLLIVTFGTAAAAAVVCALVGIPR
- a CDS encoding DUF202 domain-containing protein, translated to MQPERTLLAWSRTVLVLAADAALVVRTGLTRGQPAITVLGLLIAALAAALQLHAAARRRALAVRADSPPAAHSLLAVSAAVAACGAATIWCLLLQV
- a CDS encoding IS110 family transposase is translated as MFDTEDAGVFLGLDVGKSAHHGHGLTPAGKKVFDKQLPNSEPKLRAVFDKLAAKFGTVLVIVDQPASIGALPLTVARDAGCQVAYLPGLAMRRIADLYPGEAKTDAKDAAVIADAARTMPHTLRSLELTDEITAELTVLVGFDQDLAAEATRTSNRIRGLLTQFHPSLERVLGPRLDHQAVTWLLERHGSPAALRKAGRRRLVEAIRPKAPRMAKRLIDDVFDALDEQTVVVPGTGTLDIVIPTLARSLGAVHEQRRALETQINALLEAHPLSPVLTSMPGVGVRTAAVLLVTVGDGTGFPTAAHLASYAGLAPATRSSGTSIHGEHAPRGGNRQLKRAMFLSAFACMNADPASRTYYDRQRARGKTHTQALLRLARQRISVLFAMLRDGTFYEPRVPRDVELAA